In Alkaliphilus flagellatus, one DNA window encodes the following:
- a CDS encoding PhzF family phenazine biosynthesis protein, translating to MKKIQVYHVDAFTDQIFGGNAAGVVPEAVGLNEHDMQKIARELNLSETAFLFPSNDKNYDYVVRYFTPSTEVDFCGHATVGLSWVMAMEYGWMEKASQIRLKTNIGIVPVEWSMQEKKLNSVVMTQVAPKTKQFEVDKEEICRVVGINPMDIDDKYPIRLAYTGNWHLLIPVKNSKAIDASVPIFEELKDLNLKFDITTTHLFSFNSFDERYKIYTRDFAPAVGIAEDPVTGAANGALAGYLVLENILDPKTDHEFTIAQGHAAGRPGELTIKIIAGKTNPTIKVGGKATISINGTINL from the coding sequence ATGAAGAAAATACAAGTCTATCATGTAGATGCATTTACAGATCAAATTTTTGGTGGAAATGCCGCGGGTGTAGTTCCCGAAGCAGTGGGGTTAAATGAGCACGACATGCAGAAGATCGCAAGAGAGTTAAATCTTTCAGAGACTGCATTTTTATTTCCTTCTAATGACAAAAATTATGATTATGTGGTGCGTTATTTTACACCAAGTACAGAGGTTGATTTTTGCGGTCATGCTACGGTAGGCCTGTCATGGGTTATGGCAATGGAGTATGGCTGGATGGAAAAAGCCTCACAAATTAGATTGAAAACAAATATTGGTATTGTTCCGGTTGAATGGTCTATGCAAGAAAAAAAATTAAATAGTGTTGTGATGACTCAAGTTGCACCTAAAACAAAACAATTTGAGGTGGATAAGGAAGAAATCTGTCGTGTAGTCGGGATTAATCCAATGGACATCGATGATAAATATCCGATCAGGTTAGCATATACAGGAAATTGGCACTTATTAATTCCGGTAAAGAACAGTAAAGCAATCGACGCATCAGTACCGATATTTGAAGAATTAAAAGATTTAAATCTTAAATTTGATATTACTACTACACATTTATTTAGTTTTAACAGTTTTGATGAACGATATAAAATATATACAAGAGATTTTGCACCAGCAGTCGGAATTGCTGAGGATCCGGTTACAGGAGCAGCGAATGGTGCGTTAGCAGGATACTTAGTATTGGAAAATATTTTAGACCCAAAAACAGACCATGAATTTACAATTGCCCAAGGACATGCAGCTGGAAGACCGGGAGAACTTACAATAAAGATTATTGCAGGAAAAACTAATCCGACTATCAAAGTTGGGGGAAAAGCGACTATTTCAATTAATGGAACTATAAATCTTTAA